One Candidatus Methylarchaceae archaeon HK02M2 genomic window, GAGTAAGTGTGGTACGTACATCTTTTATCTTTCTTATCTTCATGACTATCTCCTTTAACCTATCTACGCTCTCCGCTTTGATTTTGGCTATGATGTCATAGGCGCCATAAATTTCGTAGGCTTCTTCAACCACCATATCTTTTAGCTTCTTCATGATGGCCCTATCAGAGCCCGACTCTACACTCATCAATACGAACGCTATAGGCATAGATATTAGGATGAGAAACATCTATTTAAGATTCACATAAGGATAGATCTGCTTTATTCATTAAAAATAGTCGATATCAAAAAGAATCATCTTTCACTTTTATAGTGATACTCACGATTCTGGAATTTGTTGCGATTAAGAACTTATCACATCTACAAAGGTGGCAGGGATAGTGTTTGTCCCCATTGCTATATGCCCTCTGAGCCGTTTAGTTAAGTAAGTTGAAATTTCTTAACAATGGGTCTATCTAGATTCCCCATTTTTCATCGATATCCAAGATGTTTAATTAGAGTTCGATTAATATATGGTGAGCATATGGTTGAACCTATCAAGAAGTGCCC contains:
- a CDS encoding Lrp/AsnC ligand binding domain-containing protein, whose amino-acid sequence is MSVESGSDRAIMKKLKDMVVEEAYEIYGAYDIIAKIKAESVDRLKEIVMKIRKIKDVRTTLTLLVV